From Microbacterium sp. LWH7-1.2:
CAAGGCCTCACTCGCCTTCGACGTGGTGGTCTCCGCATCCGCCATCTACGGAGGCTCGTGGGTCGAAGGCGCCGGCGCCGTGTACGCCGAGAACGAGGTGCTTCACTGGCTCGCGAAGGAGTTCGGCCTGCCTGCCGGTGCGGGGGGCGTCTTCGTGCAGGGCGGCACGATCGGCAACCTCTCGGCACTCGTGACGGCACGGGATGCTGCGCGCCGCCGCGCGGTGGACGAGGGACGCCCGACCCCGCCCCGGTGGGTCGTCGTGTGCAGCGCCGAGGCGCACTCGTCGATCGCGTCCGCTGCCGCCGTCATGGACGTCGACGTCGCGGCGGCGGAGGTCGACGCGGCCGGGCGCCTGCACGGCGACGCGGTGGCGCGCGTGCTCGACGAGCACGGCGACGCGGTGTTCGCGGTGGTCGCGACGGGCGGCACGACCAACTTCGGCATCGTCGACGACATCGCGAGCGTCGGGGCCGTCGCGCGCGAACGCGGCATCTGGTTCCACGTCGACGGCGCGTACGGCCTCGCCGCCATGCTCGTCGAGCGCATGCGACCCGCGTTCGCGGGCGTCGAGCTCGCGGACTCCGTCATCGTCGACCCGCACAAGTGGCTGTTCGCCCCCTTCGACGCGTGTGCGCTCATCTACCGCGAGCCCGCCCTCGCGCTGTCGGCCCACACCCAGAAGGCCGAGTATCTCGACACCCTCACCGGCAAGCCCGACTGGAACCCGTCCGACCTCGCCATCCAGCTCACCCGCCGGGCGCGCGGTCTGCCGATGTGGTTCTCGCTCGCCACCCACGGCACCGACCAGTACCGCGCCACGATCGAGTACGGCATCGACCTCGCGCGCCGGATCGCCGACGAGATCGAGTCGCGCGACGGACTGTCGCTCGTGCGCGACCCGCAGCTGTCGGTCGTGGTGTTCCGCCGCGAGGGGTGGACGCTCGCCGACTACGAGGAATGGTCGGATCGCCTGCTCGAGGAGCAGCATGCGTTCGTCGTGCCCAGCTCCCATGCCGGCGAGCCCGTGCTGCGCTTCGCGATCATCTCTCCGCTGACCACGTTCGAGCTGCTGACCGCGATCCTCGACACCCTGCAGTGACCGGGCAGATGGTGCCCGGAAGCTCCCAGCCGGGACCGACGTAGACTGGGAGCATCCGTTCTCGTTCCTGAGAACCCGCCGCTCCGCAGGATCACCGTGACCTCAGCCGATTCCCGCACGTTCGCCGTGCGCCACGTGCAGCTCGCACGCGCCGCGTTCGCTGCGCTCGCTGCGCTCATGATCACGTTCTCGCCCGACCACTCCGCCATGGTCGGCAGCTCGGTGTTCAGCGGCTTCACGATCGCGACCGGGCTCGTGCTGCTGCTGGCGGTGTGGCTGGTCCACCCCAAGGGACTCCGCTGGCCGTCGGCCGCGCTCGGCGGCGTCGCCATCATCGCGGGCATGGCGAGCGGCCTGTACCCGCTCCGCACCGTCGCCGGCTACTTCGTCATCGTGATCGCGTGGGCCCTCGTGAGCGGCGCCATCGAGCTCATCGCCGGATGGCGCGGCCTCGTCGGCCGTCGCGAGCGGCGCGAGATCGCGCCCGGCGTCGCGGACGCGCGGCCCGCTGCACCGGTGGGTCCCCGTTCCGAGAGCCGCGACGCGGCCGTCGTCGGCGCCCTGACGATCCTCCTCGGCGTCGCACTGCTGTTCGTGCAGCCCGCGTACGCGCTGGACTACACGATCGAAGAGGCCCACGCCACGTTCACCCTCACCGGCATCACGATCGGCGTCGGCCTGTTCGGCGGCTACGCCGCCATCGTCGCCGTCTACCTCGCCATCGCCGGCTTCTCTCCGCGCCCCGCCGACGCCGGAGAGTCCCCCGACATCACGGCGGAGGCGTCCGCGTCCGCCGATCCCACCCCGCAGAAGGACTCCGCGTGAGCCACGAAAGCCCCACCCGCCGCGACCTCATGAAGCCCCTGCAGCTGCTCGGGCTCGCCTTCGCGGCCGCCCTGTTCGCGGGCATCGTGACCCTCGTGTCGATGGGCTTCTTCCAGCAGCGCGCCCCCGGTGAGGCCGAGCGCGCGGTCGTCACGGCACTCGTCATCGCCGGCGTCAGCTTCATCGCGGTGCTGCTCATCGTGTCGCTGCTCCTCCTCGCGGTCGACCCCGCGCAGGTGACGAAGCAGATCGACAAGCCGGTGCTCTTCGAGGACGGCGCCGACGCACCCGGGCAGGACCACGGGCCGGATGCCGCAGCATCCGGCGACCCGAAGGCCTGACCCGCAGCACCCGCGCTGCTCGCGGGCGTGGGGACGAGGTCAGCCGAGCTCGTCGACCAGCTTCGAGGCGAGGCCGTCGTAGGTCGCCGGCGTGAGGGCGAGCAGACGCTCCTTGGCCTCGTCGCCGATGTCGAGCCCGCGCACGAACTCGGCGAGCTCGGGGGCGCCGACACGGCGGCCGCGCGTGAGGTCCTTGAGGAGCGCATACGGGTCGCTGATCCGCGAGCGCCCGGCGGCGATCTCGGCGCGCACGACGGTCTGGATGGCCTCGGCGAGCACCTCCCAGTTCGCGTCGAGGTCGGCCAGCAGCACGTCCTCGGCGAGCGAGATCTCCGTGAGCCCGCGCTGCAGGTTGTCGAGCGCGAGCAGCGAGTGCCCGAACGCCACGCCGATGTTGCGCTGCGTCGTCGAGTCGGTGAGGTCGCGCTGCAGGCGGCTCGTCACGAGGGTCTGCGACAGGGTCGCGAGCAGGCCGCCCGAGATCTCGAGGTTCGCCTCGGCGTTCTCGAAGCGGATCGGGTTGATCTTGTGCGGCATCGTCGACGAGCCGGTGGCGCCCGCCACCGGGATCTGGGTGAAGTAGCCGATCGAGATGTAGGTCCAGATGTCGGTCGCGAGGTTGTGCAGGATGCCGCCGGCGTGCCGCACGCGGTCATACAGCTCGACCTGCCAGTCGTGCGACTCGATCTGGGTCGTGAGGATGTTGAAGTCCAGACCCAGGCTCTCGATGAAGGCGCGAGAGACCTCGGGCCAGTCCACGTCGGGAGCAGCCGACAGGTGCGCCGACCACGTGCCGGTCGCGCCGGAGAATTTCGCGAGGTACTCGCCGCCCTCGATCTGGTCGGCGACGCGCGCCAGGCGCCACGCGAACACGCCGAGCTCCTTGCCCATGGTCGACGGCGTCGCCGGCTGGCCGTGCGTGCGCGAGAGCATCGCGGCGTCGCGGTGGTCCACGGCGAGCTCGGTGAGCGCGGCGATGACGGCGCGCAGCTTCGGCAGCCACACGCGCTGCACGGCCCGCTGCACCGTGAGGGCGTAGGAGGTGGAGTTGATGTCCTCGCTCGTGCACGCGAAGT
This genomic window contains:
- the purB gene encoding adenylosuccinate lyase, translating into MTSLHSAALPWQPLSPLDGRYRPAVSELGEYLSEAGLNRARVEVEVEWLIALTDRSLFGTSPLAEADKERLRALYLDFGQAEIDWLAEKESVTRHDVKAVEYLVRDRLSALDLDAIAELTHFACTSEDINSTSYALTVQRAVQRVWLPKLRAVIAALTELAVDHRDAAMLSRTHGQPATPSTMGKELGVFAWRLARVADQIEGGEYLAKFSGATGTWSAHLSAAPDVDWPEVSRAFIESLGLDFNILTTQIESHDWQVELYDRVRHAGGILHNLATDIWTYISIGYFTQIPVAGATGSSTMPHKINPIRFENAEANLEISGGLLATLSQTLVTSRLQRDLTDSTTQRNIGVAFGHSLLALDNLQRGLTEISLAEDVLLADLDANWEVLAEAIQTVVRAEIAAGRSRISDPYALLKDLTRGRRVGAPELAEFVRGLDIGDEAKERLLALTPATYDGLASKLVDELG
- a CDS encoding amino acid transporter, producing the protein MSHESPTRRDLMKPLQLLGLAFAAALFAGIVTLVSMGFFQQRAPGEAERAVVTALVIAGVSFIAVLLIVSLLLLAVDPAQVTKQIDKPVLFEDGADAPGQDHGPDAAASGDPKA
- a CDS encoding aminotransferase class V-fold PLP-dependent enzyme, with translation MTSPSAPEQMHAISADTRHTVEDVLEYARRRALYEDVPLDKPMTPRDLERLASGSITPEGIGSRRAIALFENVLAPACVSTDHPGYLSFIPSAPSKASLAFDVVVSASAIYGGSWVEGAGAVYAENEVLHWLAKEFGLPAGAGGVFVQGGTIGNLSALVTARDAARRRAVDEGRPTPPRWVVVCSAEAHSSIASAAAVMDVDVAAAEVDAAGRLHGDAVARVLDEHGDAVFAVVATGGTTNFGIVDDIASVGAVARERGIWFHVDGAYGLAAMLVERMRPAFAGVELADSVIVDPHKWLFAPFDACALIYREPALALSAHTQKAEYLDTLTGKPDWNPSDLAIQLTRRARGLPMWFSLATHGTDQYRATIEYGIDLARRIADEIESRDGLSLVRDPQLSVVVFRREGWTLADYEEWSDRLLEEQHAFVVPSSHAGEPVLRFAIISPLTTFELLTAILDTLQ
- a CDS encoding acyl-CoA synthetase — translated: MTSADSRTFAVRHVQLARAAFAALAALMITFSPDHSAMVGSSVFSGFTIATGLVLLLAVWLVHPKGLRWPSAALGGVAIIAGMASGLYPLRTVAGYFVIVIAWALVSGAIELIAGWRGLVGRRERREIAPGVADARPAAPVGPRSESRDAAVVGALTILLGVALLFVQPAYALDYTIEEAHATFTLTGITIGVGLFGGYAAIVAVYLAIAGFSPRPADAGESPDITAEASASADPTPQKDSA